A genomic segment from Salvia splendens isolate huo1 chromosome 13, SspV2, whole genome shotgun sequence encodes:
- the LOC121760308 gene encoding cytochrome P450 86A1-like: protein MDSLFIILLITAATSAYLIWFYLLARTLSGPPAWPLVGSLPYTFLNRRRFHDWIAATLRSTGGAATYQTCTIAVPFLARRQGFYTVTCHPQNIEHILRTRFDNYPKGPTWQTAFHDLLGQGIFNSDGDTWLIQRKTAALEFTTRTLRQAMARWVSRTIRTRLWVILEKAAKERRAVDLQDLLLRLTFDNICGLTFGKDPETLSPEMPENPFAVAFDSATEATLQRLLYPGFLWKLKKLLDAGAERRLSRSLQVVERYMSEALDARKERPSDDLLSRFMKKKDANGNHFQSSVLKRIALNFVLAGRDTSSVALSWFFWLVMNHPAVEANIIREISSVLCSTRGTDPSKWTEEPLTFDEADALVYLKAALAETLRLYPSVPEDFKYVVADDVLPDGTAVPAGSTVTYSIYSVGRMKSIWGEDCLDFKPERWISAAGDRFEAPKDAYKFVAFNGGPRTCLGKDLAYLQMKSVAAAVLLRYRLALAPGHRVEQKISLTLFMKNGLRVNLIPRDLARPADVVAAVSA, encoded by the exons ATGGATTCCCTTTTCATCATCCTCCTCATCACGGCCGCCACATCAGCCTACCTCATCTGGTTCTATCTCCTCGCCCGGACCCTATCCGGCCCGCCCGCCTGGCCCCTCGTGGGCAGCCTCCCCTACACCTTCCTGAACCGGCGCCGCTTCCACGACTGGATCGCCGCCACCCTCCGCTCCACGGGCGGCGCCGCCACCTACCAAACATGCACCATCGCGGTCCCCTTCCTGGCCCGGCGCCAGGGGTTCTACACCGTGACGTGTCACCCCCAAAACATCGAGCACATCCTCCGGACCCGGTTCGACAACTACCCGAAGGGCCCCACGTGGCAGACTGCCTTCCACGACCTCCTAGGGCAGGGCATCTTCAACAGCGACGGGGACACGTGGCTCATCCAGAGGAAGACCGCGGCTCTCGAGTTCACGACGCGGACGCTCAGGCAGGCCATGGCCCGGTGGGTCAGCCGGACTATTCGGACCAGGCTTTGGGTCATACTTGAGAAGGCGGCAAAGGAGCGGAGAGCCGTTGATTTGCAGGATCTGTTGCTGAGGCTCACGTTTGATAATATATGTGGCCTTACGTTTGGGAAGGATCCCGAGACTTTGTCGCCCGAGATGCCCGAGAATCCGTTTGCCGTGGCCTTTGATTCTGCTACGGAGGCCACGCTGCAGAGATTGCTTTATCCTGGCTTTTTGTGGAAGTTGAAGAAGCTTCTGGATGCCGGAGCTGAGAGGAGGCTTAGTAGGAGCTTACAG GTGGTGGAAAGGTACATGTCGGAAGCCCTAGACGCGCGAAAGGAGAGGCCTTCGGACGACCTCCTCTCGCGattcatgaagaagaaagacgccAACGGCAACCACTTCCAGAGCTCCGTCCTCAAACGCATCGCCCTCAACTTTGTCCTGGCCGGCCGCGACACCTCCTCGGTGGCCCTCAGCTGGTTCTTCTGGCTGGTGATGAACCACCCCGCCGTGGAGGCCAACATCATCCGCGAGATCTCCTCCGTCCTCTGCTCCACCCGCGGCACCGACCCTTCAAAATGGACGGAGGAGCCGCTCACCTTCGACGAGGCCGACGCCCTCGTCTACCTCAAGGCCGCCCTGGCCGAGACGCTCCGCCTCTACCCCTCCGTGCCGGAGGACTTCAAGTACGTCGTCGCCGATGACGTCCTCCCCGACGGCACGGCGGTGCCGGCCGGATCGACGGTGACCTACTCGATCTACTCGGTGGGGAGGATGAAGAGCATTTGGGGAGAGGATTGCTTGGATTTCAAGCCGGAGCGATGGATCTCCGCCGCCGGCGATAGATTCGAGGCGCCCAAGGATGCGTATAAGTTTGTGGCGTTCAACGGCGGGCCGAGGACGTGTTTGGGTAAGGATTTGGCATATTTGCAGATGAAgtcggtggcggcggcggtgctTCTCCGGTACCGGCTGGCGCTGGCCCCCGGGCACCGGGTGGAGCAGAAGATCTCGTTGACGCTGTTCATGAAGAACGGGCTGAGGGTGAATCTGATTCCGCGGGATTTGGCGAGGCCGGCTGACGTGGTGGCTGCAGTGTCGGCGTAG